In Desulfobacter hydrogenophilus, the genomic stretch GAATTCCTCGGTATCCATTCGAATTCCCAAAGAGTCACCGATTTCACATTCAGGATCAAATTCAAGCCCTTCTTCCAAGGTCAGCTCACTGTCCGAATATTCAACCTCCTCAACAACCTCTTTAAAATGGAAAACTTCAACATCTCCGCTTTTTTCATCATAATGGACTTCGATGTCCGCCCTTGGGCCAATTTTTTTTCTGGCGGCAGAAACAATGGCCTCTTTCAAGGTATTAATAAGGATGGCAGCATCAATACCTTTTTCTCGGCTTACTTGATCGATCACCCTTTTTATGTCTGTAATAAACATGTTAAACGCTCTCCATTTTACTGACCTGCAAGAATTGCTCTCATGATATTGGTTCCGGAAACATCAAAGGACTGACCGTCAACTGCAATCGTCACAGAATCATCATTTGTCTTCTCAAGAATCCCGGTGAATTTCTTTCTTCCCTCCACGACTTCATGGGTTTCAATTTTAATTCGCTCACCCTGGAATCTGATAAAATCCGCCTTTGTCTTCAACGGGCGGTTTGGACCAGGGGATGAAACTTCCAGGCGGTAAGCACCAATATTCTCAATATGGATATCGATCAGATCCCCAAGTTCCCGGCTGACTGCCACACAGTCATCCAGACCAACCCCTTTGGGCTTGTCTATATAAATTCGTACAAATTTTTGCCGATTACGGACAACACATTCAATGTGCACCAGCTCCAATCCCAAAGAGTCAATCAAGGGTTCGGCCACAGCCAGAATCTGCTGTTCAACGGCGCCGAAATTTTTAGAATTTATAAATGCCATACCCTGCAGCAATCGTCCTTTTTCCACAAATACAAAAACGGGCAGATGCCCGTTCCAGATACGAAAACATTAGAAAATCCTCACCAAAATATCAGGTTCAGATCATACTTTCCCCCAAACAAGTGGAACAAATCTGCCAGCCCATACCAATTTGATTTGGAGCGGGCAACGAGATTCGAACTCGCGACATCAAGCTTGGGAAGCTTGCACTCTACCAACTGAGTTATGCCCGCATTTTAGCGGTTAAATATAACAAGACATATTAAATTTGTCAATACCCTTATTATATAACCGCATTTTCCATTTTATCACCGGTTTTCCCAGATGAATTGCACCACCTTAAAATTATCCGGGCAATCCCGCCTTAAAATCATCAATAAGCTTCTGGGACAGCTGATCATGAATTTTTTTAATATTTTTTTCTGTCAAGGTTTTTGAAGCAGAGCGGTAGATTATCCTAAATGACAGGGACTTTTTATCTTCACCGATGTTCCGGCCCTCAAATACATCAAAAAGGAAATAGTCTTCAATTAACCCCTGTTTTTGAGCAAAGGTTGAAATGGTATCCATCATGGCACCAACCTCAATATGCTTTGACACAATAAAGGTCATGTCCCTGGAAATTGATGGGAATTTTGGCAGCTCAACCGCCTGAATAGCCTGGGGCAGCGCTTTTTCAAGACTTTCCATGTCCAGATCAAAAAGATAAGCATCCTGTTTCAAACCAAAGGCCGCCCCCACATCCGATGCTATTTTGCCAAGCGTACCAAGAATCAAGCCGTCTTTGACAACCCTTGCACCATACCCCGGCTCAAAATAGGGACATATCCCGGCATCGGTTCTTTCATAAATAACATTGAAAATCTGAAGAGAGTCCAGCAATCCCTGTACAACACCCTTTAGATCAAAAAAATCCACAGCTTCTTTTTTGGAATACCAGGTCTGGTCACAACGGTATCCGGTGATCAACCCGCCAAGCACCTCTACTTCCTCGGGCTGCTCACCCGGGGCCTTGTCATAGAAAATTTTGCCGATTTCAAACAACTGAAGCGTGTCCACCTGCTTGGCCGTATTCCGGGCCATAGATTCTAGCAACCCGGGCACAATGGATGTCCTAAGGACTGCCATCTGGTCGGAAATGGGATTTAAAATCTCAACCATCTGGGTTCGTTTATCGGGTCCTTCAATACCCATGCGCTCACAGGCATCCTTGCGGATAAAATTGTAATTGATGGCTTCACAAAATCCAAATCCGGTCATAGCCTGGCGAATTTTGCCGCGCAGCACCAAACGACCGGCAAGGGGCCGACCTTGGGCTTTTACCAAAGGATAACTGGTTTCAATTTTATTATATCCCCACAGCCGGGCCACCTCTTCGGAAAGATCCTCGGGACGGGCTACGTCGACTCTGAAAGAGGGGACATGAACCCGCAGACCACCATCGTCCTTCTTATCCACATCGAACGCCACAGACGCCAAAATCCGTGTCATCTCATCTGGAGAAAATGAGGTCCCTAATCGCACATTCAACGCCTCGGGGCTCAAATCGATGGTAACAGGCTGGGCCTTGACGGGATTCTCATCAATAATTTCTTTGGCGATGGTCGCCGAACAGAACTGCGCCATTAATGAAACGGCTCTTTTCAAGGCAAACATGGTGCCTTCAGGATCGACACCACGCTCAAACCGATGAGAGGCATCCGAAGAAATCCCAGTCCTTTTAGCGGTACGCCGAATGGACACAGGGTTAAAATAGGCACTTTCGACTAACACCCGGGTAGTTGCATCGGTAATTTCAGAATTTTCTCCGCCCATGACACCGGCAATACCCACAGGCTTTTCCCCGTCACAGATCATGAGCATTTCAGGGTCAAGTTTATGGACTTTCGAATCAAGCGTTGTAAACTCAAGCGCCTCATCGCCGGTTTTTCCGGCTGTTCTTACAATAATTTTATTTTTGGCGATATTGTCATAATCAAAGGCATGCAAGGGCTGCCCGGTTTCCATCATAACAAAGTTGGTGATATCCACTACGTTATTGACAGAAGAGAGCCCGACGGCTTCAAGGCGCCGCTTCAACCAAAGCGGAGAAGGACCGACCGTGACATCAAAAAGCATGCCGGCAGTATATCTTGGGCACAATTTAGGATCTTCAATCTCCACAGTGACAAAATCGTGAATATTCCGGGAATCCATGTGCGCTTCCGGAAACGCCACATCCGGCAGGGTCACCTTATTTTGGGGTTCTGTAAACGCCCCAATTTCCCGGGCTACTCCAATAAGGCTCAGACAGTCCGGCCGATTAGGGGTCAAATCAATCTCAAAAACAGCATCATCCAGATTCAAGGCGGATGCAAGGGGGGTCCCTGAAACAAACTGACCTTCAAGATCCATAATACCGGATGCGTCATCCGCAAGCATCAGTTCAGCAGCTGAACATAGCATTCCATGGGACGGTTCGCCCCTCAGTTTGCTTTTCTTAATTTTGAAATCACCGGGCAGTACAGCCCCCGGCAGAGCACAGGCAACATACATACCCTCCCTGACATTGGGTGCGCCACAGACGATGAAAGAAGGTTCCTCTTTTCCAATATCAACAGCACAGCAGGTAAGCTTGTCAGCATTGGGATGCTGCCTTGCCTGTACAACCTGACCCACAACCACATTATCCAGGTAATCATAAAGACTTTCCACCCCATCCACTTCAAGACCGGCCATGGTAAGCCTGTCGGATATCTCCTGGGGATCAAGATCAATGGGAATATATTCACGCAACCAGCTTAAACTGACTTTCATAATTAGAACTGCCCCAGAAAACGCATATCGTTTTCGAAATATTTTCTGATATCATCAATTCCGTACTTGAGCATGGCAACCCGCTCCATACCAAGGCCAAAGGCAAACCCTGTATACTTTTGGGTATCATAACCGACATTTTCAAACACAGCGGGGTGGACCATACCGGCACCAAGAATTTCAATCCAGCCAGTCTTCGAACATACCCGGCAGCCTTTGCCCTTGCACATGACACAGCGGATATCAACCTCAGCACTGGGTTCGGTAAAAGGGAAAAAACTGGGCCTGAACCGCAACGAAGTATCCTTATCAAAAAACTGCTGAACAAACGTGGTCAGCACCCCTTTTAGATCTCCAAAGGAGATATTTTTGTCCACCATCAAGCCTTCCACTTGATGAAACATAGGGGTATGGGTCAGATCCGAGTCACAGCGGAACACCTTGCCAGGAGAAATAATGCGCACAGGCGGCTCATTTTTTTCCATTACCCGGGGTTGGGAACCTGACGTATGGGTTCTCAATACTATATTTTCAGACACATAAAAGGTATCCTGCATATCCCTCGCCGGATGATATGGGGGAATGTTCAGGGCCTCGAAGTTATAATAATCGGTCTCAACTTCCGGGCCTTCAGCAATGTCAAACCCCAGGCGCAAAAAAATACCGCAGATCTCGTCTATCACCTGAGTGACGGGGTGCAGGGCGCCTTTTTTGACCATACGCCCAGGCAGGGTGATATCAACACCTTCAGCAGTACCTCCCGCACCGGCTTCCAGGCCGGTTTGGGCCTGCTTTACTGCCTTTTCAAGCTTTACCTTCAGCAGATTACCATTTCTCCCTGCAGCAGGACGTTCGTCCATCGGCAGGGATGGGATGTTGCGCAAAAAAGCGGTGAGCAATCCCTTACGGCCCAGAAAATGTGTGGAAACTGACTCAAGAGTTTCCTTTGAATCTGCCGTGCTGATTTGTTCCAGGGCCTGTTTTTCAATGTCTTGGAGATTGTTTTGCAAGGTTCCCCCGAAAATACGCTTTTAGTTCAATTTGGCAGACGCCTGGGAAGCCAGCTGGGAGA encodes the following:
- the pheS gene encoding phenylalanine--tRNA ligase subunit alpha, with the translated sequence MQNNLQDIEKQALEQISTADSKETLESVSTHFLGRKGLLTAFLRNIPSLPMDERPAAGRNGNLLKVKLEKAVKQAQTGLEAGAGGTAEGVDITLPGRMVKKGALHPVTQVIDEICGIFLRLGFDIAEGPEVETDYYNFEALNIPPYHPARDMQDTFYVSENIVLRTHTSGSQPRVMEKNEPPVRIISPGKVFRCDSDLTHTPMFHQVEGLMVDKNISFGDLKGVLTTFVQQFFDKDTSLRFRPSFFPFTEPSAEVDIRCVMCKGKGCRVCSKTGWIEILGAGMVHPAVFENVGYDTQKYTGFAFGLGMERVAMLKYGIDDIRKYFENDMRFLGQF
- the rimP gene encoding ribosome maturation factor RimP yields the protein MAFINSKNFGAVEQQILAVAEPLIDSLGLELVHIECVVRNRQKFVRIYIDKPKGVGLDDCVAVSRELGDLIDIHIENIGAYRLEVSSPGPNRPLKTKADFIRFQGERIKIETHEVVEGRKKFTGILEKTNDDSVTIAVDGQSFDVSGTNIMRAILAGQ
- the pheT gene encoding phenylalanine--tRNA ligase subunit beta, whose amino-acid sequence is MKVSLSWLREYIPIDLDPQEISDRLTMAGLEVDGVESLYDYLDNVVVGQVVQARQHPNADKLTCCAVDIGKEEPSFIVCGAPNVREGMYVACALPGAVLPGDFKIKKSKLRGEPSHGMLCSAAELMLADDASGIMDLEGQFVSGTPLASALNLDDAVFEIDLTPNRPDCLSLIGVAREIGAFTEPQNKVTLPDVAFPEAHMDSRNIHDFVTVEIEDPKLCPRYTAGMLFDVTVGPSPLWLKRRLEAVGLSSVNNVVDITNFVMMETGQPLHAFDYDNIAKNKIIVRTAGKTGDEALEFTTLDSKVHKLDPEMLMICDGEKPVGIAGVMGGENSEITDATTRVLVESAYFNPVSIRRTAKRTGISSDASHRFERGVDPEGTMFALKRAVSLMAQFCSATIAKEIIDENPVKAQPVTIDLSPEALNVRLGTSFSPDEMTRILASVAFDVDKKDDGGLRVHVPSFRVDVARPEDLSEEVARLWGYNKIETSYPLVKAQGRPLAGRLVLRGKIRQAMTGFGFCEAINYNFIRKDACERMGIEGPDKRTQMVEILNPISDQMAVLRTSIVPGLLESMARNTAKQVDTLQLFEIGKIFYDKAPGEQPEEVEVLGGLITGYRCDQTWYSKKEAVDFFDLKGVVQGLLDSLQIFNVIYERTDAGICPYFEPGYGARVVKDGLILGTLGKIASDVGAAFGLKQDAYLFDLDMESLEKALPQAIQAVELPKFPSISRDMTFIVSKHIEVGAMMDTISTFAQKQGLIEDYFLFDVFEGRNIGEDKKSLSFRIIYRSASKTLTEKNIKKIHDQLSQKLIDDFKAGLPG